In Candidatus Riesia pediculicola, the genomic stretch ATGAAAATTATGAAATGCCACCAATGCCGATTGGTGCAGAAGAAGGTATTCGAAAAGGAATTTATAAAATTGAAAATCTAGAAGGAAAAAATGGGGAAGTTCAACTGTTAGGTTCTGGCTCAATTCTTTGTCACGTAAGAAAAGCTGCATTAATTTTATCCATTGAGTATGGAATTGCTTCTACTATATATAGTGTCACTTCTTTTACTGAATTATGTAGAAACGGACAAGATTGTGATAGATGGAATATGCTACATCCTCTAGAAGAAAAGAAAGTTCCTTATGTTACAAAAATAATGAATCACCATCCGGCGATTGCAGCGACTGACTATATGAAAATATTTGCAGATCAGATTCGACCTTACGTTCCAACGCAAAGTTACAAGGTTTTAGGAACAGACGGGTTTGGACGATCAGATAGTAGAAAAAATCTTCGAAACTATTTTGAAATTAGTTCAAACTATATTGTAGTTGCTTCATTGAACGAATTATCCAATCAGAAAAAGATAGATAAGACAACAGTGTATGAAGCCATTAAAAAATATAAAATTGATCCTGAAAAAATTAATCCGCGTTTAGTATAATCTTGAGGTGTAATGAATGTTCATTGATATTCGAATACCAGAAATTGGAGTAGATGAAGTTGAAATAACTGACGTTTTGGTCAAGGTAGGTGAAAAAGTTAAACTCGATCAACCTTTGATATCAATAGAAGGAGAGAAAGTATCATTGGAACTTCCCTCTCCAAATTCTGGGATCGTTAAAGAGATCAAAATATTGAAAGGAGAAATTGTCAAAAAAGGAACATTAGTAATGGTTCTTGAGGATCATAGTAATCAAAAAGAACTAATTTGTTCAAATCCGAAGAAAAATGACCAAAATCAATTAGAAAAAGTAAAGAGCATAGATCATATAGAACGTAAATTTATTAATGACAGAAATTTAAATGATATAAATGAAAAAAATCAAGTTATTTTACATGCCACTCCAGTTGTTAGAAGATTAGCTAGAAAATTTAATGTCAATTTAAACAATGTCAAAGGATCTGGAAGGAGAAATCGAATTCTTCCGGAAGATATTTTAAAATATGTAAAGAAAGCAGTTGAAAAATTTGATTTATTTTCTAAAAATAAAAAGGAAACTTCATTAGATCAAGAAGGTGAATTGAACAAAAAGATAGAGATTCCTAAAACTTTGAAGATGAATCGTATCCAAAGAAGTTCCTGCAAAAAATTATCTGAAACTTGGGCTATGGTTCCTCATGTCACAGTTTTTGGAGAAATAGAAGTTACAGAATTAGAATCTTTTAGAAAGCTATACAACAAAAGATTAGAAAAATGTGAAAATTCTTTCAAGATGACGATGTTACCTTTCTTTTTAAAAGCTGTTTCTAAAATAATGAAAGATTTTCCAATTTTTAATAGTAAAATATCAGACAATTTTCAAGAAATTGAAATAAAGAAAGAAATTAATGTAGGATTCGCAGTTGACACAAATCAAGGACTTTTGGTGCCAATTATCAAGAACGTGGATCAAATAGGAATATTTGAGATATCTAAGATGATAATCAAATTATCTGAAAAAGCAAGATTAGGAAAATTGTCCTTAGAGGATATGAGAGGAGGAGGATTTACGATTTCAAATCTTGGAAGTACAGGAAAAAATGTTGGATTCTTTACTCCAATTATAAACTCACCAGAAGTAGCAATTTTAGGAATTTCTCGATCTTTTATGAAGCCTGTTTGGAATGGTTCGAGCTTTCTAGCCAAATTAACAGTACCGATATCTTTATCTTTTGATCATAGAGTGATTAATGGAGCGGATGGAGCAAAATTTTTAGACCAGGTGTCTTTTTTAATACAAGATCTTAGAAACTTGCTAATGTAGAAAAATTTCTTGCTTTATATTTTTTATGTTCTGAAAGAAATTTTTCGAAAAATCATTAGGAACTTATTCTTTTTAAAAAAAATTCAGTCGTATTATATGTTATTCAAAAACGAAGTTTACTAGAAATAAAAAGGAATATATGAAATCAAAAATTAAGACTCAGGTGATAATTATAGGATCCGGTCCTGCAGGGTATTCGGCGGCTTTTCGTTGTGCAGACTTAGGTCTTAAAACAGTATTGGTAGAACAATTCAATAGAATTGGAGGAGTTTGTTTAAATGTAGGTTGTATCCCATCCAAATCTCTTTTGAATATATCTAAAATTATTCAG encodes the following:
- a CDS encoding 2-oxo acid dehydrogenase subunit E2; translation: MFIDIRIPEIGVDEVEITDVLVKVGEKVKLDQPLISIEGEKVSLELPSPNSGIVKEIKILKGEIVKKGTLVMVLEDHSNQKELICSNPKKNDQNQLEKVKSIDHIERKFINDRNLNDINEKNQVILHATPVVRRLARKFNVNLNNVKGSGRRNRILPEDILKYVKKAVEKFDLFSKNKKETSLDQEGELNKKIEIPKTLKMNRIQRSSCKKLSETWAMVPHVTVFGEIEVTELESFRKLYNKRLEKCENSFKMTMLPFFLKAVSKIMKDFPIFNSKISDNFQEIEIKKEINVGFAVDTNQGLLVPIIKNVDQIGIFEISKMIIKLSEKARLGKLSLEDMRGGGFTISNLGSTGKNVGFFTPIINSPEVAILGISRSFMKPVWNGSSFLAKLTVPISLSFDHRVINGADGAKFLDQVSFLIQDLRNLLM